One window of Phycisphaeraceae bacterium genomic DNA carries:
- a CDS encoding ATP-binding protein, giving the protein MATKNLSTSDRREAGAFNESSPELTPRLIAALAREGGSDRAERYLRQASGVRLRGDVLEVVAPSSFVADLISRRIGGDLCRVASQTLLEGRKAELRFRIAEAAPARIAQPLPIESARPRVSAAPKPAPLPGAPRHRLEDFVVGVSNRLAHAAAVRIAEDDHVASLSPLFIHSACGMGKTHLLNGIAARFQEKHPGAKVRCVSAEAFTNEFIASLKAGAIEGFRRTHRRLALLCIDDVHFLANKEATQTELLHTLDAVGLDRARIVLASDEHPRDIRRLSSALASRFMSGAVLRIEEPDSALRLELSTKLAARKGLGLDESGARALASANWKSVRELEGLFMQLLAVSRLMPDLGAGGRLDAGAVRRALDVSGTRSPTQPAFGSVIRPRRPVPIAVIQTEVARRLRVELSDMAGKGRHPRVVLARSIIVHLARRLTTLSFPEIARAMNRPNHSSVITAHNRLLAQLKGHTAPTTGPASAPCTEPASDLGRSLLLGEMKVEIGPDLAGLTLASLCESIEQEVIRLADSL; this is encoded by the coding sequence GTGGCGACAAAAAATCTCAGCACAAGCGATCGACGAGAAGCAGGAGCGTTCAATGAATCAAGCCCCGAACTGACCCCCCGTCTGATCGCCGCTCTTGCCCGCGAAGGCGGCAGCGATCGAGCCGAGCGTTACCTCCGGCAAGCGAGCGGGGTGCGCTTGCGGGGCGATGTGCTTGAGGTTGTCGCCCCCTCGTCGTTCGTCGCCGATCTCATCTCGCGAAGGATTGGTGGCGACCTCTGCCGCGTGGCGAGCCAGACTCTTCTCGAAGGCAGAAAAGCGGAATTGCGCTTTCGCATCGCCGAAGCAGCGCCCGCGCGGATCGCGCAGCCCCTTCCGATCGAAAGCGCCCGTCCGCGCGTCAGCGCGGCACCGAAGCCCGCTCCTCTGCCCGGCGCGCCCCGCCACCGTCTTGAAGACTTCGTCGTCGGTGTCTCCAATCGCCTCGCGCACGCCGCGGCGGTCCGCATCGCGGAAGACGATCACGTTGCCTCGCTCAGCCCGCTCTTCATCCATTCCGCCTGCGGCATGGGGAAGACGCACCTGCTCAATGGCATCGCGGCGCGATTCCAGGAAAAGCATCCCGGGGCCAAGGTGCGCTGCGTCAGTGCCGAGGCGTTCACGAACGAATTCATCGCATCGCTCAAAGCGGGGGCGATCGAGGGCTTCCGGCGCACGCACCGTCGCCTCGCGCTGCTCTGCATCGACGACGTCCACTTCCTGGCAAACAAAGAAGCGACGCAGACCGAGCTTCTGCACACACTCGACGCGGTCGGGCTCGATCGCGCCCGGATCGTGCTGGCTTCGGACGAGCACCCTCGCGACATCCGCAGGCTTTCGAGCGCGCTCGCCTCGCGTTTCATGTCCGGGGCGGTGCTCCGGATCGAAGAGCCCGATTCCGCGCTTCGGCTCGAATTGTCGACAAAGCTCGCCGCCCGTAAGGGCCTCGGGCTCGACGAATCCGGGGCCCGGGCGCTCGCCTCGGCCAACTGGAAGTCGGTCCGTGAACTCGAAGGACTCTTCATGCAGTTGCTCGCCGTCTCCCGCCTCATGCCCGACCTTGGCGCCGGCGGCCGGCTCGATGCCGGAGCTGTGCGCCGCGCGCTCGATGTCTCGGGCACGCGCTCTCCGACGCAACCCGCGTTTGGATCCGTGATCCGGCCCCGCCGGCCAGTACCGATCGCCGTGATCCAAACAGAGGTGGCACGCCGCCTTCGCGTCGAGCTTTCCGACATGGCCGGCAAGGGCCGCCACCCGCGCGTGGTGCTCGCTCGATCCATCATCGTCCACCTTGCACGCAGACTCACGACGCTCAGCTTCCCCGAGATCGCCCGCGCCATGAACCGGCCGAATCACTCCTCGGTCATCACCGCCCACAACCGCCTGCTCGCTCAACTCAAGGGGCACACCGCGCCGACAACGGGGCCGGCGAGCGCCCCCTGCACCGAACCGGCATCGGATCTCGGCCGCTCTCTGCTCCTGGGAGAAATGAAGGTCGAAATCGGACCGGACCTTGCCGGGCTGACGCTCGCCTCGCTCTGCGAGAGCATCGAACAGGAAGTCATCCGCCTCGCCGACTCCCTCTGA
- a CDS encoding DegT/DnrJ/EryC1/StrS family aminotransferase, with the protein MSHAHAEIPLSRPDITRLEEDLVLQTLRSGRLSIGPMVEQFEHELAAKVGTRHAVAVNSGTSGLHLIMRALNIGPGDEVITTPFSFIASSNAILFVGATPVFVDICPKTLNMDPAQIEKKIGPRTKAILAVETFGNPAYMDQYVQIAAKYEIPLIEDSCEALGAVHKGRNAGTFGRVGVFGFYPNKQITTGEGGMIVTDDARVAELCRSMRNQGRPLGHAMAGGTASGSWLKHERLGYNYRMSEINAALGLAQTRRLEEILAKRNEVAEYYIERLAGNKHLIMPTVDPQSTMSWFIFVVRLATTYTAVERDRIIKGMRNHEVGASDYFPCIHLQPFYREQFGFEPGMFPIAESVSHRTIAIPFYNSLSRRETDLVAQTLEVMLGRENLMR; encoded by the coding sequence ATGTCGCACGCCCACGCCGAGATCCCCCTTTCCCGACCCGACATCACGCGGCTCGAAGAGGATCTTGTTCTTCAGACGCTCCGCTCCGGCCGACTTTCCATCGGCCCCATGGTCGAACAGTTCGAACACGAACTCGCCGCGAAAGTCGGTACGCGCCACGCAGTCGCGGTCAACAGCGGCACCAGCGGCCTTCACCTCATCATGCGGGCGCTCAACATCGGACCCGGCGACGAGGTCATCACCACCCCGTTCAGTTTCATCGCATCTTCCAACGCGATTCTGTTTGTCGGAGCGACGCCGGTCTTCGTCGATATCTGCCCCAAGACCCTGAACATGGACCCGGCGCAGATCGAGAAGAAGATCGGTCCGCGCACGAAAGCGATTCTCGCCGTCGAGACCTTCGGCAATCCCGCGTACATGGATCAGTACGTCCAGATCGCCGCCAAGTACGAGATCCCGCTCATCGAAGATTCCTGCGAAGCGCTCGGCGCCGTCCACAAGGGGCGCAACGCGGGTACGTTCGGGCGCGTCGGTGTCTTCGGCTTTTACCCCAACAAGCAGATCACCACCGGCGAAGGCGGCATGATCGTCACCGACGACGCCCGCGTCGCCGAACTCTGCCGCTCGATGCGGAATCAGGGCCGCCCGCTCGGCCACGCGATGGCCGGCGGCACCGCTTCCGGCTCATGGCTCAAGCACGAGCGCCTCGGGTACAACTACCGCATGAGCGAGATCAATGCCGCACTCGGCCTCGCGCAGACCCGCCGCCTCGAAGAGATTCTCGCCAAGCGCAACGAAGTCGCCGAGTATTACATCGAGCGTCTCGCCGGGAACAAGCACCTGATCATGCCGACGGTGGACCCGCAAAGCACCATGAGCTGGTTCATCTTCGTCGTGCGACTGGCCACGACCTACACCGCCGTCGAGCGCGACCGGATCATCAAGGGCATGCGTAACCACGAGGTGGGCGCGAGCGACTACTTCCCCTGCATCCATCTCCAGCCTTTCTACCGCGAACAGTTCGGCTTCGAGCCGGGCATGTTCCCCATCGCCGAGAGCGTCAGCCACCGAACCATCGCCATCCCGTTCTACAACAGCCTTTCTCGCCGCGAAACCGACCTCGTCGCTCAGACGCTGGAGGTCATGCTCGGCCGCGAAAACCTGATGCGATAA
- a CDS encoding GNAT family N-acetyltransferase — protein MTRSAPNPPARHEPSPGFAVVRVGEELLLAAAQRLVSQSLKDRQAAAKRLISSAPEHGIDLSCIWASVSTSEIGKRSAGVRQACLAVPGSGRTAMIFISEPSPSQESAAAGPRALEEAREERIALLNAVGAHFSNSPGTPVRVLQALPEPSDAWAESAFRGAGFVCVGDLEYRRRSLAPVEHKPSRRKVEWPTDVRVAPLSSLPQPERDPVLLRVLDESYVETLDCPELCGMRATSDILASHYATGVFDPSIWFVVFIKDPSGIEHPAGCMLLNRVIEQRALELVYVGLAKGARGRGIGAKLMELALISAAEPRIDAITCAVDCRNLPAIKMYERFGFAAIGRRRAFVRSVNGNRSG, from the coding sequence ATGACCCGCTCAGCGCCCAACCCGCCCGCCCGGCACGAGCCCTCACCCGGCTTCGCAGTTGTCCGAGTCGGTGAGGAATTGCTCCTTGCCGCGGCCCAAAGGCTCGTGAGCCAATCGCTGAAAGACCGGCAGGCCGCCGCCAAGCGCCTTATTTCCAGCGCCCCGGAGCACGGAATCGATCTGTCGTGTATCTGGGCGAGCGTGAGCACTTCCGAAATCGGGAAGCGCTCCGCCGGCGTCCGACAGGCGTGTCTTGCGGTTCCAGGTTCCGGCCGCACGGCGATGATCTTCATTTCCGAGCCCAGCCCATCGCAGGAGAGCGCGGCCGCGGGACCAAGGGCACTCGAAGAGGCCCGCGAAGAACGCATCGCGCTGCTCAACGCCGTCGGGGCACACTTTTCGAATTCCCCCGGCACGCCTGTGCGAGTTCTTCAGGCGCTCCCCGAGCCCTCCGACGCGTGGGCCGAATCCGCATTCCGCGGGGCCGGCTTCGTGTGCGTTGGCGATCTCGAATACCGCCGCCGCTCGCTCGCCCCCGTCGAGCACAAGCCTTCGAGGCGCAAAGTCGAGTGGCCGACCGACGTGCGGGTCGCGCCGCTCTCGTCGTTGCCTCAGCCCGAACGCGATCCGGTCTTGCTGCGCGTGCTCGACGAGTCGTACGTCGAGACCCTTGATTGCCCTGAGCTCTGCGGCATGCGCGCCACCAGCGACATTCTCGCAAGCCATTACGCCACCGGCGTTTTCGATCCGAGTATCTGGTTTGTCGTTTTCATCAAAGACCCAAGCGGCATCGAGCATCCGGCCGGGTGCATGCTCCTGAACCGCGTGATCGAGCAGCGCGCACTCGAGCTTGTCTACGTCGGCCTCGCCAAGGGCGCTCGTGGGCGCGGCATCGGGGCCAAGCTCATGGAGCTCGCCCTCATCTCCGCCGCAGAGCCGCGCATCGACGCGATCACCTGCGCCGTCGATTGCCGGAATCTGCCGGCGATCAAGATGTACGAGCGATTCGGTTTCGCGGCCATCGGCCGTCGTCGGGCGTTTGTTCGAAGTGTGAACGGAAATCGATCAGGCTGA
- the rpmA gene encoding 50S ribosomal protein L27 → MAHKKGQGSTKNGRDSNPQYLGVKLFGGEIAKPGSIIVRQVGTPFKPGFNVGIGTDNTLYSLAAGTVVFSGRKVHVDPSDEKAERPVWLKGGEVKKPAKASK, encoded by the coding sequence ATGGCACACAAAAAGGGCCAGGGTTCGACCAAAAACGGCCGCGACTCCAACCCGCAATACCTCGGCGTGAAGCTCTTCGGCGGCGAGATTGCCAAGCCGGGTTCGATCATCGTCCGTCAGGTCGGCACACCGTTCAAGCCGGGCTTCAACGTCGGCATCGGCACGGACAACACGCTCTACTCGCTGGCGGCAGGCACGGTGGTCTTCAGCGGCCGCAAGGTGCACGTGGACCCGAGCGACGAGAAGGCGGAGCGTCCGGTGTGGCTCAAGGGCGGCGAGGTGAAGAAGCCGGCCAAGGCCTCGAAGTAA